The following proteins come from a genomic window of Tepidiforma thermophila:
- a CDS encoding cobyric acid synthase, which yields MSRGGVLMVQGTASSAGKSLLVTGLCRLFARRGVRVAPFKAQNMSNNAAVVPGGGEIGRAQYVQALAARALPRVEMNPVLLKPEGNLRSQVVVLGRPIGTLHAAAYQEAKARIWDDVARSLDLLREEFELVIIEGAGSPAEINLKARDISNMRVARYAGAPVLVVGDIDRGGVFAHLYGTYHLLEPDEQALVKGFVINKLRGDPSLLEPGLQEIERLTGVPVVGVIPWIREPGIPEEDSVALDRRRDTHGPFRGIDVAVIRLPRIANFDDFDPLEREPDVRVRYAGQPDQLADPDLVIVPGTKATRDDLAWLRAEGFDAALGRLRAAGVPVIAICGGFQMLGEAVEDPEGIEGSPGSAEGLGWLRCRTRFRRGKVTRLSRVRLEGGPGLLSGCAGLEVEGYEIHAGATAIDGEPAAWTADGEAIGAASDDGLVFGWYVHGAFRDREFRARLLRNVARLRGKPFAPGEAENEDAAFDRLADVLESSLDIERVASWALAGAG from the coding sequence ATGTCTCGCGGGGGAGTCCTGATGGTGCAGGGAACGGCTTCGTCGGCGGGGAAAAGCCTGCTGGTGACGGGGCTGTGCCGGCTGTTCGCACGGCGGGGCGTGCGCGTTGCCCCGTTCAAGGCGCAGAACATGTCGAACAACGCGGCAGTGGTGCCCGGCGGGGGCGAAATCGGGCGGGCGCAGTACGTGCAGGCGCTGGCGGCGCGGGCGTTGCCCCGGGTGGAGATGAACCCGGTGCTGCTGAAGCCGGAGGGGAACCTGCGGTCGCAGGTCGTGGTGCTCGGGCGGCCGATCGGAACACTGCATGCGGCCGCCTACCAGGAGGCGAAGGCGCGCATCTGGGACGACGTGGCGCGTTCGCTCGACCTGCTCCGCGAGGAGTTCGAGCTCGTCATCATCGAAGGGGCCGGGAGCCCGGCGGAGATCAACCTGAAGGCGCGGGACATCTCGAATATGCGGGTGGCGAGGTACGCGGGAGCGCCGGTGCTGGTTGTCGGTGACATTGACCGGGGCGGCGTATTCGCACACCTGTACGGGACGTACCACCTGCTGGAACCGGATGAGCAGGCGCTGGTGAAGGGGTTCGTGATTAACAAGCTGCGGGGGGACCCCTCGCTGCTGGAGCCGGGGCTGCAGGAGATCGAGCGGCTGACCGGGGTGCCGGTCGTTGGGGTGATTCCGTGGATTCGCGAGCCGGGCATCCCGGAGGAGGATTCGGTTGCGCTCGACCGGCGGCGGGATACGCACGGCCCATTCCGCGGGATCGATGTGGCGGTGATCCGGCTGCCGCGGATCGCGAACTTCGATGATTTCGACCCGCTCGAACGGGAGCCCGACGTGCGGGTGCGGTACGCCGGGCAGCCGGACCAGCTCGCGGACCCGGACCTCGTTATTGTCCCGGGCACAAAGGCGACCCGGGACGACCTTGCGTGGCTGCGAGCCGAGGGGTTCGATGCGGCGCTGGGACGGCTGCGGGCTGCGGGCGTGCCGGTGATCGCCATCTGCGGGGGCTTTCAGATGCTCGGCGAGGCTGTCGAGGACCCGGAGGGCATCGAAGGATCACCGGGGTCGGCGGAGGGACTGGGCTGGCTGCGGTGTCGGACCCGGTTTAGGCGGGGGAAGGTTACCCGCCTGAGCCGGGTCCGCCTGGAGGGCGGGCCAGGACTGCTGAGCGGGTGTGCGGGACTTGAGGTCGAGGGGTACGAGATCCATGCCGGGGCGACGGCCATCGACGGCGAACCGGCGGCCTGGACCGCTGATGGCGAGGCGATCGGGGCTGCCTCGGACGATGGGCTGGTCTTCGGGTGGTATGTCCACGGGGCCTTTCGGGATCGGGAGTTCAGGGCGCGGCTGCTAAGGAACGTGGCGCGCCTCCGCGGGAAGCCGTTTGCACCGGGTGAGGCGGAAAACGAGGATGCGGCCTTCGACCGGCTGGCCGACGTGCTGGAGTCGTCGCTGGACATCGAGCGGGTCGCTTCGTGGGCGCTGGCGGGGGCGGGGTGA
- a CDS encoding pyridoxal phosphate-dependent aminotransferase has translation MSGRVVHGGVTEAELAAAAAAGIELVDLSASLNPYGPHPAVAAAAANATIGRYPEPDAAGLRRAWADRFGLEPGQLLAGNGTSELIYLLCRAFAGDGGCLIFGPTFGEYAAAARAAGMSAVEAPYPARGGDAGRLFAELRPSIAFLCNPNNPTGELCSREQVEQLRRAAQAAGGRLVVDEAYMPFAWPEDERVQPASGLLVLRSLTKVHAVPGLRLGFLLGTPGDIERVSAQQPPWSVSAPAAAAGMAALELEEFCRESIRRVAATRAFLLDALERSGFAVRPSLANFLLVRAGDGAAFRAQLLMRGFVIRDCASFGLPEWVRVAIPHERHAERLVHAMVEVRRCLAGES, from the coding sequence ATGAGCGGGCGAGTGGTCCACGGCGGGGTGACTGAGGCGGAGCTGGCCGCTGCTGCGGCTGCGGGCATCGAGCTTGTCGACCTGAGCGCGAGCCTGAACCCGTACGGCCCGCACCCGGCGGTGGCCGCAGCGGCTGCGAACGCGACGATCGGCCGGTACCCCGAGCCGGACGCTGCAGGATTGCGCCGCGCGTGGGCGGACCGGTTCGGGCTGGAGCCCGGGCAGCTGCTGGCGGGCAACGGCACGAGTGAGCTGATCTATCTCCTTTGCCGGGCGTTTGCCGGGGATGGCGGTTGCCTCATCTTCGGGCCGACGTTCGGGGAGTATGCCGCGGCAGCGCGGGCTGCTGGCATGTCCGCGGTGGAGGCACCCTACCCTGCACGCGGCGGCGACGCGGGGCGGCTGTTCGCAGAGCTGCGGCCTTCGATTGCCTTCCTCTGCAACCCCAACAACCCGACCGGCGAACTGTGCTCGCGGGAGCAGGTTGAGCAGCTTCGCCGGGCAGCACAGGCCGCGGGAGGGCGGCTGGTGGTGGACGAAGCGTACATGCCGTTCGCGTGGCCGGAGGATGAGCGCGTGCAGCCGGCGTCGGGGCTGCTGGTGCTACGTTCGCTGACGAAGGTCCACGCGGTGCCCGGGCTCCGGCTGGGCTTCCTGCTCGGAACGCCGGGTGACATCGAACGGGTTTCGGCGCAGCAGCCGCCGTGGTCGGTGAGCGCGCCGGCGGCAGCGGCCGGGATGGCGGCGCTTGAGCTGGAAGAGTTCTGCCGGGAGAGCATACGGAGGGTCGCGGCGACGCGTGCGTTTCTGCTCGACGCGCTCGAGCGGTCGGGGTTCGCCGTTCGCCCCTCGCTGGCGAACTTCCTGCTGGTGCGGGCAGGCGACGGCGCGGCGTTCAGGGCGCAGCTGCTCATGCGGGGGTTCGTTATCCGGGACTGCGCGTCGTTCGGGTTGCCGGAGTGGGTGCGGGTGGCTATCCCGCACGAGCGGCACGCCGAGCGGCTGGTGCATGCCATGGTGGAGGTACGGCGATGTCTCGCGGGGGAGTCCTGA
- the tgt gene encoding tRNA guanosine(34) transglycosylase Tgt: protein MTAAAAFRFELTTRPAGPVAPRTGRLHTAHGIVETPVFMPVGTLATVKTLLPAEVAETGASIILVNAYHLYLRPGHRLIERLGGVHRFMRWDRPILSDSGGFQVFSLASLRKVTEDGVRFRSHIDGSEHHYTPELAMEVQQALGVDIAMPLDHVVPGDAPYEAAAEAVQRTLRWYRRCREAAPGLPTFAIIQGGTHPALRRYHAREALQAEPPGFSIGGLSVGEPKARMWETVELTNAELPIERPRYLMGVGSPEDLVEGIARGIDMFDCVLPTRLGRNGALFTDTGRLTIRNAANREVDAPPDPVCDCLACRQFSLAYLHHLFRNDELLGHRLATHHNLRYLARLVERARQAIRDGSFEQFRREFLARYRTADEEARLASRRRM from the coding sequence GTGACGGCCGCTGCCGCCTTCCGGTTCGAACTCACCACTCGCCCGGCTGGCCCCGTCGCCCCGCGCACCGGCCGCCTCCACACCGCCCACGGCATCGTCGAAACCCCCGTCTTCATGCCCGTCGGCACCCTCGCCACCGTCAAAACCCTCCTCCCCGCCGAAGTCGCCGAAACCGGCGCCAGCATCATCCTCGTCAACGCCTACCACCTGTATCTCCGGCCCGGCCATCGGCTCATCGAGCGGCTCGGCGGCGTCCACCGCTTCATGCGGTGGGACCGCCCCATCCTTTCCGATAGCGGCGGCTTCCAGGTCTTCTCCCTCGCCAGCCTCCGCAAAGTCACCGAAGACGGCGTCCGATTCCGCTCCCACATCGACGGCTCCGAGCACCACTACACGCCCGAGCTGGCCATGGAAGTCCAGCAGGCCCTCGGCGTCGATATCGCCATGCCGCTCGACCACGTCGTCCCCGGCGATGCCCCCTACGAGGCCGCCGCCGAAGCCGTCCAGCGAACCCTCCGCTGGTACCGCCGCTGCCGCGAGGCCGCCCCCGGGCTGCCGACCTTCGCCATCATCCAGGGCGGGACCCACCCCGCCCTCCGCCGCTACCACGCCCGCGAAGCCCTCCAGGCCGAACCCCCCGGCTTCTCCATCGGCGGCCTCTCCGTCGGCGAACCGAAAGCCCGCATGTGGGAAACCGTCGAACTCACCAACGCCGAGCTCCCCATCGAACGGCCCCGCTACCTCATGGGCGTCGGCAGCCCCGAAGACCTCGTCGAAGGCATCGCCCGCGGCATCGACATGTTCGACTGCGTCCTCCCCACCAGGCTCGGCCGCAACGGCGCCCTCTTCACGGATACAGGCCGGCTCACCATCCGCAACGCCGCCAACCGCGAAGTCGACGCCCCGCCCGACCCCGTCTGCGATTGCCTCGCCTGCCGCCAGTTCAGCCTCGCCTACCTCCACCACCTCTTCCGCAACGACGAGCTGCTCGGGCACCGGCTCGCAACCCACCACAACCTGCGCTACCTCGCCCGGCTCGTCGAGCGAGCCCGCCAGGCCATCCGCGATGGCAGCTTCGAACAATTCCGCCGCGAGTTCCTCGCCCGCTACCGGACAGCCGACGAAGAGGCGCGTCTCGCCAGCCGGCGGCGAATGTAA
- the aroB gene encoding 3-dehydroquinate synthase — protein MVPRRIFLIGLSGSGKSTTGRILARRLGWEFIDTDDEIEREAGRTVAELFAAEGEAAFRQRELRALERAAAREPAVIATGGGAPTIPAARPILGTGFVVWLAVSPAVAAQRILAAPNASERPLLAGDPRARLEALHQARIDLYRGADAAVDCDDLTPEEQAEEIERLWYEWQRDPAPPAQRFYSPYAAPRESAPGPIPEPAAIVTAPGGTYPVLVGEGALGALGAICRDLDLDGRAFIITDTTVGPLFASRAESALESAGYTAATFAIPAGEEHKNLQTLSAVYDFLIDHRIERTDFVVTLGGGVVTDLAGFAAATILRGVPFLHAPTSLLAMADAAIGGKTGIDHPRGKNLIGAFAQPRAVVIDPLLLRTLPERQLRNGWAELLKHGFILDEPLVRDLEAASVDGPPLTSADLIARSVAIKAAIVSEDERESGRRTLLNYGHTVGHAIEAVTGYQTYLHGEAVAIGMRAAGIIAVELGLLPSADFERQQALIRRFGLPETAPGLDPRAVFDATLVDKKVRAGAIRWVLLERIGQAVVRQGVPDALVHHAIETVTRP, from the coding sequence ATGGTCCCCCGCCGCATCTTCCTCATCGGCCTCTCCGGCAGCGGCAAGTCCACCACCGGCCGCATCCTCGCACGGCGGCTCGGCTGGGAGTTCATCGACACCGACGACGAAATTGAGCGCGAAGCCGGCCGCACCGTCGCCGAGCTGTTCGCCGCCGAGGGCGAAGCCGCCTTCCGCCAGCGCGAACTCCGCGCCCTCGAGCGTGCCGCTGCCCGCGAGCCGGCGGTTATCGCCACCGGCGGCGGTGCACCCACCATCCCCGCCGCCCGCCCCATCCTCGGCACCGGCTTCGTTGTCTGGCTCGCCGTCTCCCCCGCCGTCGCCGCACAGCGCATCCTCGCCGCCCCCAACGCATCCGAACGGCCCCTGCTCGCCGGCGACCCCCGCGCGCGACTCGAAGCACTCCACCAGGCGCGCATCGACCTCTACCGCGGCGCCGATGCCGCCGTCGACTGCGACGACCTCACCCCCGAGGAGCAGGCCGAGGAGATCGAGCGCCTCTGGTACGAATGGCAGCGCGACCCTGCCCCGCCCGCCCAGCGCTTCTACTCGCCCTACGCCGCCCCCCGCGAATCGGCACCCGGGCCCATCCCCGAGCCTGCCGCCATCGTCACCGCCCCCGGCGGCACCTACCCCGTCCTCGTCGGCGAAGGCGCCCTCGGCGCCCTCGGCGCCATCTGCCGCGACCTCGACCTCGATGGCCGAGCCTTCATCATCACCGACACCACCGTCGGTCCCCTCTTCGCTTCCCGCGCCGAATCCGCGCTCGAATCCGCCGGATACACCGCCGCGACCTTCGCCATCCCGGCGGGCGAAGAACACAAGAATCTCCAGACCCTCTCCGCCGTCTACGACTTCCTCATCGACCACAGAATTGAGCGGACGGACTTCGTCGTCACCCTCGGCGGCGGCGTCGTCACCGACCTCGCCGGATTCGCCGCCGCCACCATCCTCCGCGGTGTTCCCTTCCTCCACGCCCCCACCTCCCTCCTCGCAATGGCCGACGCCGCCATCGGCGGCAAGACCGGCATCGACCACCCCCGCGGCAAGAACCTCATCGGCGCCTTCGCCCAGCCGCGCGCCGTCGTGATCGACCCCCTCCTCCTCCGCACCCTCCCCGAACGCCAGCTCCGCAACGGCTGGGCCGAACTCCTCAAGCACGGCTTCATCCTCGACGAACCGCTCGTCCGCGACCTCGAAGCAGCCTCCGTCGACGGCCCGCCCCTCACATCGGCCGACCTCATCGCCCGCTCCGTCGCCATCAAGGCCGCCATCGTCTCCGAAGACGAACGCGAATCCGGCCGCCGCACCCTGCTCAACTACGGCCATACCGTCGGCCACGCCATCGAGGCCGTCACCGGCTACCAGACCTACCTCCACGGCGAAGCCGTCGCCATCGGCATGCGCGCCGCCGGCATCATCGCCGTCGAACTCGGCCTCCTGCCCTCCGCCGACTTCGAGCGCCAGCAGGCCCTCATCCGCCGGTTCGGCCTGCCCGAGACCGCCCCCGGCCTCGACCCTCGCGCCGTCTTCGATGCCACCCTCGTCGACAAGAAAGTCCGCGCCGGCGCCATCCGCTGGGTCCTGCTCGAGCGCATCGGCCAGGCCGTCGTCCGCCAGGGCGTCCCCGACGCCCTCGTCCACCACGCCATCGAGACCGTGACCCGCCCGTGA
- the aroC gene encoding chorismate synthase has translation MGHFRFLTAGESHGKGLTMVIEGLPAGLPLSEADIAPDLARRQGGYGRGGRMKIEKDRAEITAGVRHGRTLGSPVALWIENRDWVNWTEKMAVEPVETEIERVTRLRPGHADLPGTLKYGFDDVRNVLERASARETAARVAVGAVARRLLAEFGVEIRSHVLSIGGVEASVPDPIDWNAVEASPVRCADPVAAEAMVAAINAAKPDGDTVGGEIEVRAMGVPPGLGSHVHWDRKLDGRIAQAILSINAFKAVGLGLGFEAARMRGSRVHDVILPVDQWQGRPWRHATNNAGGIEAGITTGEDIIVRAAIKPIPTLAHPLPSVDLDTGEEVLAHYERSDVCVVPAGGVVAEAMVAIVLADAWLEKFGGDTLEEVRRNYEGFLATIGPRARSS, from the coding sequence TTCCGATTCCTCACCGCCGGCGAAAGCCACGGTAAGGGCCTCACGATGGTCATCGAAGGCCTTCCCGCCGGCCTCCCCCTCTCCGAAGCCGACATCGCGCCGGACCTCGCCCGCCGCCAGGGCGGCTACGGCCGCGGCGGCCGCATGAAAATCGAAAAGGACCGCGCCGAGATCACCGCAGGCGTCCGCCACGGCCGCACCCTCGGCTCCCCTGTTGCCCTCTGGATCGAAAACCGCGACTGGGTCAACTGGACCGAGAAGATGGCCGTCGAGCCGGTCGAGACCGAAATCGAACGTGTCACCCGCCTCCGGCCCGGCCACGCCGACCTCCCGGGCACCCTCAAGTACGGCTTCGATGACGTCCGCAACGTCCTCGAGCGCGCCTCTGCCCGCGAAACCGCGGCCCGCGTCGCCGTCGGCGCCGTCGCCCGCCGCCTCCTCGCCGAATTCGGCGTCGAGATCCGCAGCCATGTCCTCTCCATCGGCGGCGTCGAAGCCAGCGTTCCCGACCCCATCGACTGGAACGCCGTCGAAGCCAGTCCCGTCCGCTGCGCCGACCCCGTCGCCGCCGAGGCGATGGTCGCAGCCATCAACGCCGCCAAGCCCGATGGCGATACCGTCGGCGGCGAAATCGAAGTCCGTGCCATGGGCGTTCCCCCCGGCCTCGGCAGCCACGTCCACTGGGACCGCAAGCTCGACGGCCGCATCGCCCAGGCCATCCTCAGCATCAACGCCTTCAAAGCCGTCGGCCTCGGGCTCGGCTTCGAAGCCGCCCGCATGCGCGGCTCCCGCGTCCACGATGTCATCCTCCCGGTCGACCAGTGGCAGGGGCGCCCGTGGCGGCACGCCACCAACAACGCCGGCGGCATCGAAGCCGGCATCACCACCGGCGAAGACATCATCGTCCGCGCCGCCATCAAGCCCATTCCCACCCTCGCCCATCCCCTCCCGTCCGTCGACCTCGATACCGGCGAGGAGGTCCTCGCCCACTACGAGCGGAGCGACGTCTGTGTCGTCCCCGCCGGCGGCGTCGTTGCCGAAGCCATGGTCGCCATCGTCCTCGCCGACGCGTGGCTCGAAAAGTTCGGCGGCGACACCCTCGAGGAAGTCCGCCGCAACTACGAGGGCTTCCTCGCGACCATCGGCCCCCGCGCCCGGAGCAGCTGA
- the cobU gene encoding bifunctional adenosylcobinamide kinase/adenosylcobinamide-phosphate guanylyltransferase — MGRLTLVTGGARSGKSRYAEELAAATGVPVVYLATMEATDEETAARVAAHRARRPARWATVEEPLDLAGAVAAAEAEATVLVECLATWCGNVFWRAGLDDGAPAGLWEGLVERVVAEARELAAVALARTGETVVVTNEVGWGIVPVGRLTRYYRDALGLANQAIGREAERVVLVVAGRAIVLGS, encoded by the coding sequence ATGGGCCGGCTGACGCTGGTGACGGGCGGGGCGCGGAGCGGCAAGAGCCGGTACGCCGAGGAGCTGGCGGCTGCGACGGGGGTGCCAGTGGTGTATCTGGCGACGATGGAGGCGACCGACGAGGAGACGGCGGCGCGGGTGGCGGCCCACCGGGCACGCCGGCCGGCGCGATGGGCCACCGTGGAGGAGCCGCTCGACCTGGCGGGCGCCGTTGCAGCGGCCGAGGCCGAAGCGACGGTGCTGGTGGAGTGCCTTGCGACGTGGTGCGGGAACGTGTTCTGGCGGGCGGGGCTGGACGATGGTGCGCCGGCAGGCCTGTGGGAGGGGCTGGTGGAGCGGGTCGTCGCGGAAGCCAGGGAGCTTGCGGCGGTTGCGCTGGCGCGGACCGGCGAGACCGTCGTTGTGACGAATGAGGTTGGCTGGGGGATTGTGCCGGTCGGCCGGCTGACGCGGTACTACCGCGATGCGCTGGGACTGGCGAACCAGGCGATTGGGCGGGAAGCGGAGCGGGTGGTGCTGGTGGTGGCGGGGAGAGCAATTGTGCTGGGGAGCTGA